In Chloroflexota bacterium, a single window of DNA contains:
- a CDS encoding ABC transporter permease has protein sequence MSKYILRRTIQAIPLLWVISVVVFLLLQIIPGGPMAAYEQNPDLSPEDMARLEEQLGLNDPIHVKYLKWFGNILRGDWGYSLATKRPVLVEIGDRLPNTLLLMGVSFFTTILFSLPIGIFSALRQYSIFDHVVTTIAFMGQSIPIFWFGLILIMIFHVGLDNPFTGKPLFPARGMTSLGKPFSIGDLAWHMVLPVSMLTLFSAGTYTRYMRASMLEVIHLDYIRTARAKGLAERAVIYGHALKNAALPVVTIMALDLPSLFGGALFTETIFSWPGMGRLFYRSAERVDYAMLMAIIMINAILIVFFNLLADIAYAYLDPRIRYD, from the coding sequence GTGAGCAAATATATCCTGCGTCGTACGATTCAGGCGATCCCTCTATTATGGGTCATCAGCGTTGTTGTCTTTCTCTTATTGCAGATCATCCCCGGCGGTCCCATGGCCGCCTATGAGCAGAACCCGGACCTCTCGCCCGAGGATATGGCTCGGCTGGAGGAGCAGTTGGGGCTGAACGACCCCATCCACGTGAAGTACCTGAAGTGGTTCGGCAATATCCTGCGCGGCGATTGGGGATACTCTCTGGCGACCAAGCGCCCTGTGCTGGTCGAGATCGGCGATCGCTTGCCGAACACCCTGCTCCTGATGGGGGTGTCCTTCTTCACCACGATCCTGTTCTCCCTGCCCATTGGGATCTTCTCCGCGTTGCGGCAGTATTCGATCTTCGATCACGTGGTGACCACCATCGCGTTCATGGGACAGTCCATCCCTATCTTTTGGTTTGGGCTTATCCTGATCATGATCTTCCATGTGGGATTGGACAATCCCTTCACAGGTAAGCCGTTATTCCCGGCCCGTGGGATGACGTCCCTGGGAAAGCCGTTCTCCATAGGCGACCTGGCTTGGCACATGGTGCTCCCCGTCTCGATGCTCACGCTGTTCAGCGCGGGCACGTATACGCGCTACATGCGCGCCTCCATGCTGGAGGTGATCCATCTGGATTACATCCGCACCGCCCGCGCCAAGGGCCTGGCCGAGCGGGCGGTGATCTACGGGCACGCCTTGAAGAACGCGGCTTTGCCCGTGGTCACCATTATGGCCCTGGATCTGCCCAGCCTCTTCGGCGGAGCGCTGTTCACCGAGACGATCTTCTCCTGGCCGGGCATGGGGCGGCTGTTCTACCGCTCGGCCGAGCGCGTGGACTATGCTATGCTGATGGCGATCATCATGATCAACGCCATCCTCATCGTCTTCTTCAACCTCCTGGCGGATATCGCCTACGCGTACCTGGATCCGCGTATACGCTATGATTGA
- a CDS encoding M20 family metallopeptidase has product MKQQVMAAVDALRDELIHVSTTIHDNPEVAFEEFQAMGLLTDTAERHGFQVERGIAGLPTAFRAWRAGAGPGPVIAYLAEYDALPGLGHACGHNIIGAAALGAALALGSVIDALPGKVMLIGTPAEEKGGGKMLLVDRGAFQGVDVAMMVHPSVYNMTRRRSLASYNLFFEFFGKAAHAAAAPDDGINALHGVILLFNNINALRGHVPDGVRIHGIIPNGGDAHNIVPEYATAQFSVRAPTRSIARDVVAKVIACAEAAALASGARLETKELYHYDNMIPNPVLAELFEENMRLLGREVHEPDANGRMGSTDMGNVSHVVPALHPYVAIADEKVAGHTVEFREAAVSPRGHEGLLVGAKAMAMTGVDLLTDPEAFQRVRDAFLRSVQRDT; this is encoded by the coding sequence CTGAAACAGCAGGTCATGGCGGCCGTCGACGCGTTGCGTGATGAGCTGATCCATGTGAGCACCACGATTCACGACAACCCGGAGGTCGCCTTTGAGGAATTCCAGGCCATGGGGCTCTTGACCGACACGGCGGAGCGGCACGGCTTTCAGGTCGAGCGGGGGATCGCCGGACTGCCTACCGCCTTTCGCGCCTGGCGGGCCGGGGCCGGCCCCGGCCCGGTGATCGCTTACCTGGCCGAGTACGACGCGCTGCCCGGCCTGGGCCATGCCTGCGGACACAATATCATCGGCGCCGCCGCTCTGGGGGCCGCGCTGGCGCTGGGCAGCGTGATCGATGCGTTGCCGGGGAAGGTGATGCTGATCGGCACCCCCGCCGAGGAGAAGGGGGGCGGGAAGATGCTGCTGGTGGATCGCGGCGCCTTCCAGGGCGTTGACGTGGCGATGATGGTTCACCCCTCCGTGTACAACATGACCCGGCGGCGCTCCCTGGCCTCGTATAACCTCTTCTTTGAGTTCTTCGGAAAGGCCGCGCACGCGGCGGCCGCTCCGGACGATGGGATCAACGCGCTCCATGGCGTGATCCTCCTGTTCAACAACATCAACGCGCTGCGTGGGCACGTCCCCGATGGCGTCCGCATCCACGGGATCATTCCCAACGGGGGCGATGCGCACAATATCGTCCCGGAATATGCGACGGCGCAGTTCAGCGTGCGCGCCCCCACCCGGTCCATCGCCCGGGATGTTGTAGCCAAGGTGATCGCCTGCGCCGAGGCGGCGGCCCTAGCGTCGGGCGCTCGCCTGGAGACCAAGGAGCTCTATCATTACGATAACATGATCCCGAACCCCGTGCTGGCCGAGCTGTTTGAGGAGAATATGCGGCTATTAGGTCGGGAGGTGCATGAGCCGGACGCCAATGGGCGTATGGGGTCCACGGATATGGGGAACGTCAGCCATGTGGTCCCCGCTCTGCACCCCTACGTGGCCATCGCCGATGAGAAGGTGGCGGGGCACACCGTCGAGTTCCGGGAGGCGGCCGTGTCCCCGCGCGGGCATGAGGGGCTTCTGGTAGGGGCCAAGGCCATGGCTATGACGGGAGTCGACCTGCTCACCGATCCGGAGGCGTTTCAGCGCGTGCGGGATGCCTTCCTGCGGTCCGTGCAGAGGGATACGTAA
- a CDS encoding M28 family peptidase, whose protein sequence is MSFDFHAEEKRIIGEVWTSQTLYAHLATLCDFGSRFGGTLSEAAARDWLLDQFARLGLRDVHPEPFTYMGWSRGTCAVRVVSPREQSLTSAISLVYSPSTPPGGLRAELIDVGMGTEEEFAARAGQLEGRIVMANSASPESGKVWIHRREKYGRAVAAGAAGFLFVNHLPGRLAPTGSLRSGRVAEIPAAGLCLEDGFQLSRWAKDGPVIVEMDIQNEAKPAEAVHVVGEVPGDPGREMIIVGAHYDGHDIAQGAMDDGTGVALVLELARLFVPLAGRLPRTIRFICFAVEELGVLGSTEYVRQHASDLADVALMLNLDGGVAGGLGGFSFSGFSELQPILQSWAEEMGADWKLEDTIGTATDAFPFVLAGIPALNMRSRGRDFKLGRGFGHTAADTLDKVQRRDLHDAAMTLARLLLRLATYEGRLARRRTRDEVKRMLIDHDLERPLRAQDKWPFD, encoded by the coding sequence ATGTCTTTCGATTTCCACGCGGAGGAGAAGAGGATCATCGGCGAGGTGTGGACCTCGCAGACGTTGTACGCGCATCTGGCCACGTTGTGCGACTTCGGTAGCCGGTTCGGCGGTACCCTCAGCGAGGCGGCCGCGCGGGACTGGCTGCTCGATCAGTTCGCCCGCCTGGGGCTACGCGACGTGCATCCGGAGCCGTTCACCTACATGGGCTGGTCACGCGGGACCTGCGCGGTGCGCGTGGTGTCCCCCAGGGAGCAGTCCCTGACCTCGGCCATCTCGCTGGTCTATTCGCCCTCCACCCCGCCCGGTGGGCTCCGGGCGGAGCTGATCGACGTGGGCATGGGCACGGAGGAGGAGTTCGCCGCCCGCGCGGGCCAGCTGGAGGGCCGGATCGTGATGGCCAACAGCGCCAGCCCTGAGAGTGGCAAGGTGTGGATTCACCGTCGCGAGAAGTACGGGCGGGCCGTGGCGGCTGGGGCGGCCGGGTTCCTCTTCGTGAATCACCTGCCTGGCCGATTGGCTCCTACCGGCTCCCTGCGCTCTGGTCGGGTGGCCGAGATCCCGGCCGCGGGCTTGTGTCTGGAGGACGGGTTCCAGCTGTCCCGTTGGGCCAAGGATGGGCCGGTCATCGTCGAGATGGACATCCAGAATGAGGCGAAACCCGCCGAAGCCGTGCACGTCGTCGGCGAGGTGCCCGGCGATCCTGGCCGGGAGATGATCATCGTCGGCGCGCACTATGATGGGCATGACATCGCCCAGGGCGCGATGGACGATGGCACCGGTGTGGCGTTGGTGCTGGAGCTGGCGCGGCTGTTCGTTCCCCTGGCGGGTCGTCTGCCGCGCACCATTCGGTTCATCTGCTTCGCTGTGGAGGAGCTGGGCGTGCTGGGGTCCACCGAGTACGTCCGTCAGCACGCGAGCGATCTGGCCGACGTGGCCTTGATGCTGAACCTGGACGGCGGCGTGGCTGGCGGCCTGGGCGGGTTTAGCTTCTCCGGGTTCTCCGAGCTGCAGCCGATCCTCCAGAGCTGGGCGGAGGAGATGGGGGCGGATTGGAAATTGGAGGATACCATCGGCACGGCTACCGACGCGTTCCCGTTCGTCCTGGCCGGCATCCCCGCCCTGAACATGCGCTCGCGCGGTCGTGACTTCAAGCTGGGACGTGGCTTTGGGCACACCGCGGCGGATACGTTGGACAAGGTACAGCGCCGTGACCTTCATGATGCTGCCATGACGCTGGCTCGCCTGCTTTTGCGCCTGGCGACTTATGAGGGGAGACTGGCCCGCCGCCGCACCCGTGATGAGGTGAAACGGATGCTGATCGACCACGATCTGGAGCGCCCGTTGCGGGCGCAGGATAAGTGGCCGTTCGATTAG
- a CDS encoding transcriptional repressor, giving the protein MMSCYQRDAEALREAGYRLTPQRLLVLEALYHHPGHATVDEIWARVREQHPYVDLSTVYRSLQFLKEHGLVGEFRPAHGPAQYEATRRRPHAHAVCRECGATIEVPVAWLMELAERLAGEYRFQAEVDHLSIPGLCERCAAELG; this is encoded by the coding sequence ATGATGAGCTGCTATCAGAGGGATGCGGAGGCCTTGCGGGAGGCCGGGTATCGGCTGACGCCGCAACGCCTGCTGGTGTTGGAGGCGCTGTACCATCATCCCGGCCACGCGACCGTGGATGAGATCTGGGCGCGGGTGCGGGAGCAGCACCCTTACGTCGATCTCTCCACCGTCTACCGGTCGCTGCAGTTCCTAAAGGAGCATGGCTTGGTGGGGGAGTTCCGACCGGCTCACGGCCCGGCGCAGTACGAGGCCACGCGACGGCGCCCGCACGCGCATGCGGTCTGTCGCGAGTGTGGTGCCACGATTGAGGTCCCCGTCGCATGGCTGATGGAGTTGGCGGAGCGCCTGGCCGGCGAGTACCGGTTTCAGGCGGAGGTGGATCATTTGAGCATCCCCGGCCTCTGCGAGCGCTGTGCGGCCGAGCTGGGCTGA
- a CDS encoding ABC transporter permease → MGDRVWEAWRVLRRSRVGMIGIVVLLLIGLMAIFADDLSPYDPAERVGRPFQPPSARHLLGTNDVGQDILSEIVHGARISLAVGVLAALLAVLIGTLAGVVAGYYGRMVDAVIMRVVDLVLVIPFLPLMILLAAFLGPSFRNLIIVMAVLTWARPARVIRSQTLGLRGRDYIEAARAIGARDRRILVRHVLPGVLPLSLAQLVLAASTAILVEASLSFLGLGDPTAKSWGTILYYAQVRGAFLSGAWVWWVIPSGLLITLTVLGFAFTGFALEEFLDPRLRR, encoded by the coding sequence ATGGGCGATAGGGTGTGGGAGGCCTGGCGGGTTTTGCGGCGCAGTCGCGTCGGCATGATAGGGATCGTCGTTCTGTTGCTGATCGGCCTGATGGCGATCTTCGCCGATGACCTCAGCCCATACGACCCCGCGGAGCGCGTGGGGCGACCGTTTCAGCCGCCCAGCGCCCGGCACCTCCTGGGGACCAACGATGTGGGGCAGGATATTCTCAGTGAGATCGTGCACGGCGCCCGGATCTCCCTGGCTGTGGGGGTCCTGGCCGCCCTGCTGGCCGTCTTGATCGGCACGTTGGCGGGCGTGGTGGCCGGGTACTACGGCCGGATGGTGGACGCCGTCATCATGCGCGTTGTGGACCTGGTGCTGGTCATCCCCTTCCTGCCGCTGATGATCCTGCTAGCCGCTTTTCTGGGGCCCAGTTTCCGCAACTTGATCATCGTGATGGCGGTGCTGACCTGGGCCCGGCCGGCCCGTGTGATCCGCTCACAGACCCTGGGCCTGCGGGGGCGGGATTACATCGAGGCCGCCCGCGCCATCGGAGCGCGGGACCGACGCATCCTCGTTCGGCATGTGCTGCCCGGGGTGCTGCCGTTGAGCCTGGCCCAGCTCGTGTTGGCCGCCAGCACTGCCATCCTGGTGGAGGCGTCGCTCAGCTTCCTGGGGTTGGGCGATCCAACCGCCAAGAGCTGGGGGACGATCCTGTACTACGCTCAGGTCCGTGGCGCCTTTCTGAGCGGCGCCTGGGTGTGGTGGGTGATCCCCTCGGGGCTCCTGATCACCCTGACGGTCCTCGGCTTCGCGTTCACCGGGTTCGCTTTAGAGGAATTCCTGGATCCCAGGCTGCGGCGCTGA
- a CDS encoding GlcNAc-PI de-N-acetylase: protein MSPKRLLMLATFGLEIVECGGTLAKHARAGWDVHAAILLSRPEAQPQIQRAAQILGVQTRFLNFSYGEVRPDLASKQALVRVIRETRPDIVITQDPEHSFTDLDPDRREAMILYLEALSLAGRDFAVDACGGLPPHQVHNIYYMTPEHPNCVVDISDVYHLKMQALDELGYQLAFTARVLKGHLSEGALRAVVPDYEDVKNDDLALGRALHREMERALAIAHGIAGHSGAALGEAYRHEGSFTLEYLL from the coding sequence ATGTCCCCGAAACGTTTGCTCATGCTGGCCACCTTCGGCCTGGAGATCGTGGAGTGCGGCGGCACCTTGGCGAAACACGCCCGGGCCGGATGGGATGTCCATGCGGCCATACTGCTCTCTCGCCCTGAGGCCCAACCCCAGATCCAGCGCGCCGCCCAGATCCTGGGAGTGCAAACCCGCTTCCTGAACTTCTCCTACGGCGAGGTCCGCCCAGACCTCGCCTCCAAACAGGCCCTGGTTCGAGTGATCCGCGAGACCCGGCCGGACATCGTCATCACCCAGGACCCGGAGCACTCCTTCACCGATCTGGACCCGGACCGGCGCGAGGCGATGATCCTGTATCTGGAGGCGTTGAGCCTGGCAGGGAGGGATTTCGCGGTGGATGCGTGCGGTGGGCTTCCCCCCCACCAGGTACACAACATCTACTACATGACGCCGGAACATCCGAACTGCGTGGTGGACATCTCCGACGTGTACCACCTGAAGATGCAGGCGCTGGATGAACTGGGATACCAGCTCGCCTTCACCGCCCGGGTGCTCAAAGGCCACCTGTCAGAAGGCGCATTGCGGGCCGTCGTCCCGGACTATGAAGATGTGAAGAACGACGATCTGGCATTGGGGCGGGCACTACACCGGGAGATGGAGAGGGCCCTAGCGATCGCCCACGGGATCGCGGGCCACTCCGGCGCCGCATTGGGCGAGGCCTATCGGCACGAGGGCAGCTTCACGCTCGAATACCTGCTGTAA
- a CDS encoding ABC transporter substrate-binding protein translates to MKSRSLWPILLAIAIVLSGLAACAPAVTPSGAEPAQATQPPEVAQAEPLRLAIAADESTLTPYSYVFGYPGYHLMKLIYDSLLELDADNIPQPWLAERMEVSPDGKVYSFTLREGVTWHDGEPFTAEDVQFTYEYFVAHPQQSRFARTAKQVASVEAVDDRTVVMTLAQPDPSFSLRLADVPILPKHIWSQVDDPQNFAGRVGTGPYRLVEYVPEQFYRLEANPDYFMGRPAVPEIVLPIIVEQTTMFSALKSGEVDAVSRQIPPELVAEFEGVPSIRVVRGPGFATTLLQFNDERPPLDQPVVRRAIALAIDRQALVDTLLLGFGTVGNPGFVHPSSPYANPDIELAYDPDGARALLDEAGFLDGDGDGIRETPDGQAMSFDLLVYSNNPQRVRAAELIRDWVREIGIALEVKALDPKTVDSLVWPGFDVSQGRDFDLSMWGWSASVQIDPSRLVDLLHSDPAVGALNIGGYRSQAFDALAEKLAGTLDPDERMAIIKDMQAIIAQDVPFVTLYYADGIYAYRPAAYDGYVYVKGLGIVNKLSFIAR, encoded by the coding sequence ATGAAATCGAGAAGCCTTTGGCCGATCCTGCTCGCGATCGCGATCGTCCTGAGCGGGTTGGCGGCTTGTGCGCCTGCGGTGACGCCTTCCGGGGCTGAGCCCGCCCAGGCGACGCAGCCGCCCGAGGTCGCGCAGGCGGAGCCCCTGCGCCTGGCCATCGCCGCCGATGAGAGCACGCTCACCCCGTACAGCTACGTGTTCGGCTATCCCGGGTATCACCTGATGAAGCTCATCTACGATAGCCTGCTCGAGCTGGATGCCGACAACATCCCGCAGCCCTGGCTGGCTGAGCGGATGGAGGTCAGCCCGGATGGGAAGGTGTACTCGTTCACGCTCCGGGAAGGGGTCACCTGGCATGATGGGGAGCCCTTCACCGCGGAGGATGTCCAATTCACCTATGAGTATTTCGTTGCGCATCCGCAGCAGAGCCGCTTCGCCCGAACCGCGAAGCAGGTCGCCAGCGTGGAGGCGGTGGACGATCGGACGGTGGTCATGACGCTGGCCCAGCCCGATCCGTCCTTCTCCCTGCGCCTGGCGGATGTGCCGATCCTGCCGAAGCACATCTGGTCCCAGGTGGATGATCCGCAGAACTTCGCCGGCCGGGTAGGTACCGGTCCCTACAGGCTCGTCGAATACGTGCCCGAGCAGTTCTATCGGCTTGAGGCCAACCCTGACTATTTCATGGGACGGCCGGCGGTGCCGGAGATCGTGCTGCCCATCATCGTCGAGCAGACGACCATGTTCTCGGCGCTGAAATCCGGCGAGGTGGATGCGGTCTCCCGCCAGATCCCCCCGGAGCTGGTCGCCGAGTTCGAGGGGGTCCCATCGATCCGGGTGGTCCGTGGGCCGGGCTTCGCGACGACGCTCTTGCAGTTCAACGATGAGCGTCCCCCGCTGGATCAGCCCGTGGTGAGGCGAGCCATCGCGCTGGCCATCGACCGTCAGGCGCTCGTCGACACCTTGCTGTTGGGCTTCGGCACGGTGGGCAACCCGGGCTTCGTCCATCCCTCGTCGCCGTACGCGAATCCGGATATCGAGCTGGCCTATGATCCCGATGGGGCGCGTGCGCTGCTGGACGAGGCGGGCTTCCTCGACGGCGATGGGGACGGGATTCGGGAGACGCCGGACGGCCAGGCCATGAGCTTCGATCTGCTGGTGTACTCCAACAACCCGCAGCGCGTCCGGGCGGCCGAGCTCATCCGGGACTGGGTGAGGGAGATCGGGATCGCTCTGGAGGTGAAGGCGCTGGATCCGAAGACGGTGGACTCGCTGGTATGGCCCGGCTTCGACGTCTCCCAGGGCCGGGACTTCGACCTGTCCATGTGGGGGTGGTCGGCCTCCGTGCAGATCGATCCCAGCCGGCTGGTGGATCTGCTGCATTCCGATCCGGCGGTGGGGGCGTTGAACATCGGCGGCTATCGGAGCCAGGCGTTCGATGCGCTGGCGGAGAAGCTGGCCGGCACCCTGGACCCGGATGAGCGGATGGCGATCATCAAGGATATGCAGGCCATCATCGCGCAGGACGTCCCCTTCGTCACCCTCTACTACGCCGACGGCATCTACGCCTATCGTCCGGCCGCGTATGATGGGTACGTGTATGTGAAGGGGCTGGGGATCGTTAACAAGCTGTCCTTCATCGCGCGCTGA
- a CDS encoding ABC transporter permease, producing the protein MTTHSDTAVPTISLTDETFTQYETESMTHLMWRQFKRHRMAVIGLIVVGILAIASIIGPIISPYDVYRSNFSERYQPPSLRHPMGTDDLGRDMLTRILQGGRISLSIGVMAMTLALVIGTTVGALSGFYGGMVDNLLMRFTDLMLSLPQLFVLILMTLLLRSIDIPILHAGGGVLAIVFVIALLSWMTVARLVRSAFLALREKEFVEAARALGISNRRIIIRHILPNALSPVIVAGTLRVASSIITESGLSFLGFGVQPPTPTWGNMLKNAQDEMMRGNLWMAIFPGLMIFITVIAINYIGDGLRDALDPYKIR; encoded by the coding sequence ATGACCACGCACAGTGATACGGCCGTACCGACGATATCCCTGACCGACGAGACGTTTACCCAATATGAAACCGAGTCGATGACCCATTTGATGTGGCGTCAATTCAAACGCCACCGCATGGCAGTGATCGGGCTCATCGTGGTCGGTATCCTGGCTATCGCCTCCATCATCGGGCCGATCATCTCCCCGTACGATGTCTATCGGTCCAACTTCTCGGAGCGTTACCAGCCGCCCTCGCTGCGGCACCCCATGGGCACGGATGACCTGGGGCGAGACATGCTTACCCGCATCCTGCAGGGTGGACGCATCTCGTTGTCCATCGGCGTCATGGCCATGACGCTGGCCCTGGTGATCGGCACGACGGTGGGCGCGCTGTCCGGTTTCTACGGCGGCATGGTGGACAATTTGCTCATGCGCTTCACGGACCTGATGCTATCTCTGCCTCAGCTCTTCGTGCTGATCTTGATGACCCTGCTGTTGCGCAGCATCGATATCCCCATCCTGCACGCGGGGGGCGGCGTCCTCGCCATCGTGTTCGTCATCGCCTTGCTCTCCTGGATGACCGTGGCGCGGCTGGTCCGGAGCGCCTTCCTGGCGTTGCGGGAGAAGGAGTTCGTGGAGGCGGCGCGGGCGTTGGGTATCAGCAATCGGCGCATCATCATTCGGCATATCCTGCCCAACGCGCTCAGCCCGGTGATCGTGGCCGGAACGCTGCGCGTGGCCTCGTCCATCATCACCGAGTCCGGCCTGAGCTTCCTGGGCTTCGGCGTTCAGCCGCCCACCCCCACGTGGGGCAATATGCTGAAAAACGCCCAGGACGAGATGATGCGCGGCAACCTGTGGATGGCCATCTTCCCCGGCCTGATGATCTTCATCACCGTGATCGCCATCAATTACATCGGCGATGGGTTGCGGGATGCCCTGGATCCGTATAAGATCCGCTGA
- a CDS encoding ABC transporter permease, which yields MTTVLVRRLWQYGAVLFLTVSLNFLLPRLMPGDPLALLAGEDAALLPAETRAEILRRHGLDQPLWRQYIRYLGDLARADWGYSYQQKRPIVDILRERLPWTVLLTGTSLLLSTALGVLFGVLTAWRRGGASDIGILAFFLFLQSLPAFWVGMIFIAVFAVQLGWLPTFGAQTSWRQLAGWARVADILKHLVLPVATLTLVSVPGTFLITRYSMLSVLREDYILVARAKGLAERALMFRHAIRNALLPVATVFMLNLGFVVSGATVVETVFSYPGLGRLLYEAVLNRDYPVLQAAFLLITVSVIAGNILADLVYPVLDPRVRRGVPDGR from the coding sequence ATGACGACGGTCCTGGTCCGTAGGCTGTGGCAATATGGGGCGGTGCTCTTCCTCACCGTCTCGCTGAACTTCCTGCTGCCCCGGCTCATGCCCGGAGATCCGCTGGCGCTTCTGGCGGGCGAGGACGCGGCCTTGCTTCCGGCCGAGACCCGGGCCGAGATCCTGCGCAGACATGGCCTGGATCAACCCCTATGGCGACAGTACATCCGATATCTGGGTGACCTCGCGCGGGCCGATTGGGGGTACTCCTATCAGCAGAAGCGCCCCATCGTCGACATCCTGAGGGAGCGCCTGCCCTGGACCGTCCTTCTGACCGGCACCAGCCTCCTCCTGTCCACGGCCCTGGGGGTGCTCTTCGGCGTCCTCACCGCGTGGCGGCGAGGCGGAGCATCCGACATCGGCATCCTGGCCTTCTTCCTCTTCCTGCAATCCCTCCCCGCGTTCTGGGTGGGGATGATCTTCATCGCCGTCTTCGCCGTGCAACTGGGCTGGCTGCCGACCTTCGGCGCGCAGACGTCCTGGCGACAGTTGGCGGGCTGGGCTCGCGTGGCGGATATCCTCAAACATCTCGTGTTGCCCGTGGCGACCTTGACCCTGGTCTCCGTCCCGGGGACCTTCCTCATCACGCGCTATTCCATGCTGAGCGTTCTGCGAGAGGACTACATCCTGGTCGCCCGCGCGAAGGGGCTGGCGGAGCGGGCGCTGATGTTTCGCCACGCGATCCGAAACGCTCTGCTGCCAGTGGCCACCGTGTTCATGTTGAACCTGGGCTTCGTGGTCAGCGGCGCGACGGTGGTGGAGACGGTGTTCTCCTATCCGGGGCTGGGCCGGCTGCTATACGAGGCCGTCCTGAACCGGGACTATCCGGTGCTGCAGGCGGCTTTCCTGCTGATCACCGTCAGCGTCATCGCGGGCAATATCCTGGCCGATCTCGTGTATCCGGTCCTGGACCCCAGGGTGCGGCGAGGGGTGCCCGATGGGCGATAG
- a CDS encoding cobalamin biosynthesis protein CbiM yields MMWNSVLAPVLERAAMHIPDGFLSLPVIVVCWILSAVALGFAVRETNKQLGERQVPLMGVLAAFIFAGQMINFQVAGGTSGHLIGAALATILLGPWAAMLIMTAVVTVQALFFQDGGLIALGANILFMAVVAPLVSYGIYRSLRNLHQWVAAALAAWASVVVAAIGVSVALAASGTIALGVVLPAMATVHVLIGIGEALITVGALAFISAARPDLMTLQPAEAGSGRWPMIGLAVALVVALLSPLASSSPDGLERVAEDFGFIDRAMGPFYQIIPDYLFPGVSNEALATILAGVLGTLLMFGVTWLLARRLQRREAS; encoded by the coding sequence ATGATGTGGAACAGTGTGTTGGCGCCGGTCCTGGAGCGGGCGGCTATGCACATCCCGGACGGCTTCCTCAGCCTGCCGGTGATCGTCGTCTGCTGGATCCTGAGCGCCGTGGCCCTCGGGTTCGCCGTTCGCGAGACGAATAAGCAGTTGGGAGAGCGCCAGGTGCCGCTGATGGGGGTGCTGGCCGCTTTCATCTTCGCCGGCCAGATGATCAACTTCCAGGTCGCCGGCGGCACCTCGGGACATCTCATCGGCGCCGCGTTGGCGACCATCCTCCTCGGCCCTTGGGCGGCCATGCTGATCATGACGGCCGTGGTGACCGTGCAGGCGCTGTTCTTCCAGGATGGCGGGCTCATCGCCCTGGGAGCGAATATCCTGTTCATGGCGGTAGTGGCGCCGCTGGTCAGCTACGGGATTTATCGGTCGCTGCGGAATCTGCACCAGTGGGTGGCCGCGGCGCTCGCCGCGTGGGCGTCCGTGGTGGTGGCGGCCATTGGCGTTTCCGTCGCCCTGGCGGCCTCCGGCACCATCGCCCTGGGCGTCGTGTTGCCCGCGATGGCCACCGTCCACGTCCTGATCGGCATCGGCGAGGCGCTCATCACGGTGGGCGCGCTGGCGTTCATCTCGGCTGCCCGGCCGGATCTGATGACGTTACAACCGGCCGAGGCGGGCAGCGGTCGCTGGCCGATGATCGGGCTGGCCGTCGCGCTGGTGGTGGCCCTGCTTTCCCCGCTGGCCTCCTCCTCGCCCGATGGGCTGGAGCGCGTGGCCGAGGATTTCGGGTTCATCGATCGAGCCATGGGGCCCTTCTATCAGATCATCCCCGACTACCTGTTCCCGGGGGTCTCCAATGAGGCCCTGGCGACGATCCTGGCCGGAGTGCTGGGCACGCTGCTCATGTTCGGCGTGACCTGGCTCCTGGCCCGTCGGCTGCAGCGGCGTGAGGCCAGTTAG